A region from the Polaribacter sp. Hel1_33_78 genome encodes:
- a CDS encoding bile acid:sodium symporter family protein — MFLLTDTTINIDDIKINFDSEGLWILNIAIAVIMFGVALGIRIDDFSRLFKNPKIVFVGVLSQFILLPAVTFFAILIIEPHPSFALGMMMIAACPGGNVSNFFSKMAGGNAALSVSLTAFATLICIFMTPFNLQFWGSMYEPTNEILKTVELNWVDLLKLVSLILGIPLILGMVIKHYHSEIAIKIEKILKPLSMTVFIVLIFVAFSQNLDVFVSYIHHVMFLVIFHNIFAFILGFYTAKSFGLKQQDCKTISMETGIQNGGLGLLLIFGFFDGLGGMALLAAFWGIWDVFSGMALATFWGRKKNI, encoded by the coding sequence GATATTAAATATTGCAATTGCAGTCATTATGTTTGGTGTTGCTTTAGGTATTCGAATTGATGATTTTAGTCGTCTTTTTAAAAATCCGAAAATAGTTTTTGTAGGCGTGCTATCACAATTTATTTTATTACCAGCAGTCACTTTTTTTGCAATTTTAATTATAGAACCTCATCCAAGTTTTGCATTAGGAATGATGATGATTGCGGCTTGTCCCGGAGGAAATGTATCAAATTTTTTTAGTAAAATGGCGGGAGGTAATGCCGCCCTCTCTGTTAGTTTAACAGCTTTCGCAACATTGATTTGTATTTTTATGACTCCTTTTAATTTACAATTTTGGGGCAGTATGTACGAGCCTACAAATGAAATTTTAAAAACAGTTGAATTAAATTGGGTAGACCTACTCAAACTAGTTTCTTTGATTTTAGGAATTCCATTAATTCTAGGAATGGTTATTAAACATTACCATTCAGAAATAGCAATTAAAATAGAAAAAATATTAAAACCTCTTTCTATGACTGTTTTCATTGTGCTTATTTTTGTAGCTTTTTCTCAAAACTTAGATGTGTTTGTAAGCTACATTCACCATGTGATGTTCTTGGTTATCTTTCATAATATTTTTGCTTTTATTCTTGGTTTTTATACAGCCAAAAGTTTTGGATTAAAACAACAGGATTGTAAAACAATTTCTATGGAAACAGGCATTCAGAATGGAGGTTTAGGATTGCTTTTAATTTTCGGATTTTTCGATGGTTTAGGAGGAATGGCTTTACTAGCTGCTTTTTGGGGAATTTGGGATGTGTTTTCAGGAATGGCGTTGGCTACTTTTTGGGGAAGAAAAAAGAATATA